The following DNA comes from Paenibacillus crassostreae.
GTTTGGAAAGAAGAAAGATCCTGGTATTATGATCCAATTGCTGTTCTTTCCCAAACGGAGGAACTCGCAGCTTGGCTCACTGCCTGACAATAATTATCATAAGCGGGTTAATCGTCTGTAATTGACGATGTAGCCCATTTTTAACCAATGAAAAAAGGAGAGAACTCGTTAAGAGTCCTCTCCTCTGCTGTTTCAAACACAAGGATTTTCGAAAAAAACCTTATCAATCAAGGATGCCGAGGACGGGGGTCGAACCCGTACGGTACTCACGTACCGCAGGATTTTAAGTCCTGTGCGTCTGCCTGTTCCGCCACCCCGGCATATATATTCGAATGTCTAACTTTTTTTAAAAGTAACGTTCGAATTCAACTTTTTTATTATACGTTATATTATTGTTAATTTCAACTTTTTTCTCAGAAAAATTTATACAGCATCAAGATCATCCATAAATCATCATACATCACACCTTCATACCTCCCATCATACATTATGGATAATCACCTATGTAAAGGAGCAGATTTAATGATCGAACAGAAATATAATGCCCCTCGTTTCAGCTCAATTCTCGAAGAACAATCCTTACGACAAGAACTTATTCTTGATCACACCATTGCAGATGTTACTGGAGATCGTCTTCGCGATCAAATATGGTTAACAGGCATGAAGAAAGAACCCGAAAGTCCACATATAACTAATATTGCTATTATCATTCAAGATGCTGCTACTTCACAAACGTATCGAATACAACCGAAAGAGAACTCGGGATATAATCCCCGCTTATTCGTAGGCGATTTTACAGGAGATGGCGTCTCAGATATCCTAGTAACGATAGATAGTGGTGGATCAGGAGCAACGACATATGACTATTTATACACTTTCGTTCAAGGAAAACCTCAACTTCTATTCAGCTCTGATGCATATAACGAGTATTGGAAGTATACTGTATCCTTTCTAGATGGATATCGTCTCCGAATAATCAATAGCAACACATCACGAGTATATACGTTAGACATCACCTCTCGAGGTAAAGAATACTTGGATGAAATCTATAATACTGATGGAACGTTAAAGTCGCCCATTGAAGGCTGGGTAGACCCGCTCAGT
Coding sequences within:
- a CDS encoding spore coat protein, producing MIEQKYNAPRFSSILEEQSLRQELILDHTIADVTGDRLRDQIWLTGMKKEPESPHITNIAIIIQDAATSQTYRIQPKENSGYNPRLFVGDFTGDGVSDILVTIDSGGSGATTYDYLYTFVQGKPQLLFSSDAYNEYWKYTVSFLDGYRLRIINSNTSRVYTLDITSRGKEYLDEIYNTDGTLKSPIEGWVDPLSGLYPVDFDGNGVYELLAFQGVSGRYHADSFGYIQNALKWQKNGWILQNQWLAIYGAPE